One genomic segment of Streptomyces sp. RKND-216 includes these proteins:
- a CDS encoding TetR/AcrR family transcriptional regulator C-terminal domain-containing protein has protein sequence MRGLEGLSLTDQQRLSVIFAVESYVSGSARDHLNALEAARLTGVSDEEFWAAQAPFLTEAMQSGGFPSLAELDEDTFDVAGNDSFTFALARPADGIADFVETARADG, from the coding sequence TTGCGCGGCCTGGAGGGGCTCAGCCTCACCGACCAGCAGCGGCTCTCCGTCATCTTCGCCGTCGAGAGCTACGTCAGCGGCTCCGCGCGCGACCACCTCAACGCGCTGGAGGCGGCCCGGCTCACCGGCGTGAGCGACGAGGAGTTCTGGGCCGCCCAGGCCCCCTTCCTCACCGAGGCCATGCAGAGCGGCGGCTTCCCCTCGCTGGCCGAGCTCGACGAGGACACCTTCGACGTGGCCGGCAACGACTCCTTCACGTTCGCCCTGGCCCGGCCCGCCGACGGCATCGCCGACTTCGTCGAGACCGCCCGCGCGGACGGCTGA
- the serC gene encoding phosphoserine transaminase, producing MADIQIPADIKPADGRFGSGPSKVRTEALSALAATGTSLLGTSHRKPPVKNLVGRVREGVQSLFQLPEGYEVVLGNGGSTAFWDIATHGLIERRSQHLTFGEFSSKFAKAATLAPWLEEPSVVSSDPGTHPTARAEAGVDAYALTHNETSTGVAMPIERVAGADEGALVLVDATSGAGGLPVDVAGTDVYYFAPQKSFAADGGLWIGVFSPAAIERAERIAASDRHVPEFFNLATAIDNSRKNQTYNTPAVATLFLLADQLEWLNGQGGLDWAVRRTADSARRLYGWAEEHKHASPFVADPAQRSAVVGTIDFDEATDAAAVAKVLRANGIVDTEPYRKLGRNQLRVAMFPAIEPADVEALTACVDYVIERL from the coding sequence GTGGCCGACATTCAGATTCCCGCTGACATCAAGCCCGCCGACGGTCGCTTCGGATCGGGTCCCTCCAAGGTGCGGACCGAGGCGCTGAGCGCGCTGGCCGCCACCGGCACGTCCCTGCTCGGCACGTCCCACCGCAAGCCCCCGGTGAAGAACCTCGTGGGGCGCGTACGCGAGGGCGTGCAGAGCCTGTTCCAGCTGCCCGAGGGCTACGAGGTCGTCCTCGGCAACGGCGGCTCCACCGCCTTCTGGGACATCGCCACCCACGGCCTGATCGAGCGCCGCTCCCAGCACCTGACCTTCGGCGAGTTCTCCTCGAAGTTCGCGAAGGCCGCCACGCTGGCGCCGTGGCTGGAGGAGCCCTCCGTCGTGTCCTCCGACCCGGGCACGCACCCGACGGCGCGCGCCGAGGCGGGCGTCGACGCGTACGCCCTCACGCACAACGAGACGTCGACCGGCGTGGCGATGCCGATCGAGCGGGTCGCGGGCGCCGACGAGGGCGCGCTGGTGCTGGTGGACGCCACCTCGGGCGCGGGCGGCCTGCCCGTGGACGTCGCCGGGACGGACGTCTACTACTTCGCGCCGCAGAAGTCGTTCGCCGCCGACGGCGGTCTGTGGATCGGCGTGTTCTCCCCCGCGGCGATCGAGCGGGCGGAGCGGATCGCCGCGTCCGACCGGCACGTGCCGGAGTTCTTCAACCTCGCGACGGCCATCGACAACAGCCGCAAGAACCAGACGTACAACACCCCGGCCGTCGCCACGCTGTTCCTGCTCGCCGACCAGCTGGAGTGGCTCAACGGGCAGGGCGGCCTGGACTGGGCGGTGCGCCGCACCGCCGACTCGGCCCGCCGCCTGTACGGCTGGGCGGAGGAGCACAAGCACGCCTCGCCGTTCGTCGCCGACCCGGCGCAGCGCTCCGCCGTCGTCGGCACGATCGACTTCGACGAGGCCACGGACGCCGCCGCGGTCGCGAAGGTGCTGCGCGCCAACGGCATCGTGGACACCGAGCCGTACCGGAAGCTGGGCCGGAACCAGCTGCGGGTGGCGATGTTCCCGGCGATCGAGCCGGCCGACGTGGAGGCGCTGACCGCCTGCGTGGACTACGTGATCGAGCGCCTCTGA